From Terriglobales bacterium, the proteins below share one genomic window:
- a CDS encoding RNA polymerase sigma factor, translating into MSQEAFQGGGFEELAMPLFDALFNFACWLTRNREEAEDLVQETYVKALRGFGSFQPGTNFRAWIFRILRNTFLTSRSGLAATRTVPLEEEQAEPPALVEERTPEDVLLALGSAAQLHRALDELPVIFREVLLLVDVEEMSYQEAAESLAIPIGTVMSRLARARRAVRASLAAREAVR; encoded by the coding sequence GTGTCCCAGGAAGCCTTCCAAGGCGGCGGGTTCGAGGAGCTGGCCATGCCGCTCTTCGACGCCCTCTTCAACTTCGCCTGCTGGCTCACCCGCAACCGCGAGGAGGCCGAAGACCTGGTGCAGGAAACCTACGTCAAGGCGCTGCGTGGCTTCGGCTCCTTCCAGCCGGGCACCAATTTCCGCGCCTGGATCTTCCGCATCCTGCGCAACACCTTCCTCACCTCGCGCTCGGGCCTCGCCGCCACCCGCACCGTGCCGCTGGAGGAAGAGCAGGCGGAGCCGCCGGCGCTGGTCGAGGAGCGCACCCCCGAAGACGTCCTGCTGGCCCTGGGCAGCGCCGCGCAGTTGCACCGCGCCCTGGACGAGCTGCCGGTGATCTTTCGCGAGGTGCTGTTGCTGGTGGACGTGGAAGAGATGAGCTACCAGGAGGCAGCGGAGTCGCTGGCCATCCCCATCGGCACGGTGATGTCGCGGCTGGCGCGCGCGCGCCGCGCCGTGCGTGCCTCCCTCGCAGCCCGGGAGGCGGTGCGATGA
- a CDS encoding metallophosphoesterase: protein MADDLILHDHSHDGVDRRGFLKCMAWAGAGAFCVLQGGVLKSFALSQMDRHSAAAMKGELSFVQISDSHIGFNKPANPDVVATLQEAITKINALPTPPEFVLHTGDLTHLSKDAEFDLLEQNLKSLKTGRIHYVPGEHDVLNDNGKQYRERFGKGATGDGWYSFEQKGVHFIGLVNVLNLKAGGLGDLGHEQLEWLEKDVKHLGRSTPIVVFAHIPLWTVYPEWGWATDDSAQALSYLKKFGSVTVLNGHIHQSMRKVEGNVTFHTAMSTAFPQPEPGKAPSPGPMKVPEGQLRTLLGVTDVNFVRGRHALAITDSVLAV from the coding sequence ATGGCCGACGACCTCATCCTCCACGACCACAGCCACGACGGGGTGGACCGCCGCGGCTTTCTGAAGTGCATGGCCTGGGCGGGCGCCGGGGCCTTCTGCGTGCTCCAGGGCGGGGTGCTGAAGTCCTTCGCCCTCAGCCAGATGGACCGCCACAGCGCGGCCGCCATGAAGGGCGAACTGAGCTTCGTGCAGATCAGCGACAGCCACATCGGCTTCAACAAGCCCGCCAACCCCGACGTGGTCGCCACCCTGCAAGAGGCCATCACCAAGATCAACGCCCTGCCCACGCCGCCGGAGTTCGTGCTGCACACCGGCGACCTGACCCACCTCTCCAAGGATGCCGAGTTCGATCTCCTGGAGCAGAACCTGAAGAGCCTGAAGACCGGCCGCATCCACTACGTCCCCGGCGAGCACGATGTGCTCAACGACAACGGCAAGCAGTACCGGGAGCGCTTCGGCAAAGGCGCGACGGGAGACGGCTGGTACAGTTTCGAGCAGAAGGGCGTGCACTTCATCGGGCTGGTCAACGTGCTCAACCTGAAGGCGGGCGGCCTGGGCGACCTCGGTCACGAGCAACTGGAGTGGCTGGAGAAGGACGTGAAGCACCTCGGCAGGAGCACGCCCATCGTGGTGTTCGCCCACATCCCGCTGTGGACGGTCTACCCCGAGTGGGGCTGGGCCACCGACGACAGCGCCCAGGCGCTCTCCTATCTGAAGAAGTTCGGCTCGGTCACGGTGCTGAACGGCCACATCCACCAGAGCATGCGCAAGGTGGAGGGCAACGTGACCTTCCACACCGCCATGTCCACCGCCTTCCCGCAGCCCGAGCCGGGGAAGGCGCCCTCGCCGGGGCCGATGAAGGTGCCGGAAGGCCAGCTGCGCACGCTGCTGGGCGTGACCGACGTGAACTTCGTGCGCGGCCGGCACGCGCTGGCCATCACCGATTCCGTGCTCGCCGTGTAG